One window from the genome of Maylandia zebra isolate NMK-2024a linkage group LG18, Mzebra_GT3a, whole genome shotgun sequence encodes:
- the cc2d1b gene encoding coiled-coil and C2 domain-containing protein 1B produces MFGKKKRAPQPKGQGAAAAKQMGLFVDLNPEEMMMGMDGNLDDPDLEAELAAITGKKAAAGGKARQKGKSPLPMEDIARMADECMKDLDDDDDDNVEDDEDLLAELQEVVGEEEAEDVSSTSSAPAESSKGETPESPAAQEEVKVSAAAPGSLQHTLEERLAMYKTALQNAKTAGESSKARRYDRGLKTLESMLGAVKKGRPVNEAEIPPPVAIGAPSAAPRPAVAARPAPPVPSPPQPSQSRESEATSPQSPAAPDVITPSSEEEQSSSAALSTLSSLPSPQEQTDEEAADVSQSDANKATKKMLLERQQEYKMAALRAKKQGDVEQAKLYFKTSKSFDAVIEALEKGQSVDLSGLPSPPGQGGSSAPVAAAPAGQSTQPTQPAAAAPAPSAPKDVLEALEQRRAKYTEASAQAKASGDDRKARMHDRIAKQYQSAIRAHKAGKAVNFDELPVPPGFPPIPGQKAVGAEQGIVAALEAANKLASSDAAEVADEEEDEAKEELAKPAAPEEPKKPTLDIPTAGHEQKRTPSASPDRTTIGEGLSQTAVQQLEFLEGRKKQYMKAALQAKQKNDMEQAKIFLRTAKSFEPMIEAARSGKTVDISTVPSPPGDEDEDFILVHHSDVQISEKAEEVYTQLAKILKEQHEKCLTYSEQFKHLGNVTETTKFEKMAESCKKSMEVLKLAQSRGLPPPKHHFEEKSFRIAKIFPELSSTDMVVIIVKGMNLPAPSGIQANDLDAYVKFEFPYPSTEQPQKLKTAVIKNTNSPEYNQSFKLQISRNHRGFRRVVTAKGLKLELLHKGGFLRSDKPIGTALLKLDKLESHSEIREIVEVMDGRKPTGGRIEVKVRLREPLSGQDMQTSTERWLVIDQSQVLV; encoded by the exons atgtttggtAAGAAGAAGAGAGCACCGCAGCCCAAAGGCCAGGGCGCCGCTGCTGCCAAGCAG ATGGGTCTGTTTGTAGACCTGAACCCCGAGGAGATGATGATGGGCATGGACGGAAACCTGGACGATCCGGATTTGGAGGCGGAACTTGCTGCTATTACTGGAAAAAAGGCTGCTGCAGGAGGAAAAGCCAGGCAGAAGGGGAAAA GTCCCCTACCCATGGAAGATATCGCAAGAATGGCAGACGAGTGTATGAAGgacctggatgatgatgatgacgacaatGTAGAAGACGATGAAGACCTGTTG GCAGAGCTACAGGAAGTGGTGGGTGAGGAGGAAGCTGAGGATGTTTCCTCCACATCCTCTGCCCCTGCTGAATCTTCTAAGGGTGAAACACCAGAGTCCCCAGCGGCACAG GAGGAAGTAAAAGTCTCTGCGGCAGCCCCCGGCAGCCTCCAACACACCCTGGAGGAGAGGTTGGCAATGTACAAGACAGCCCTGCAGAACGCCAAGACAGCAGGGGAGTCCTCAAAAGCCAGGAGATATGATCGTGGTCTGAAG ACGTTGGAGTCAATGTTGGGTGCTGTGAAAAAAGGAAGGCCTGTAAATGAGGCAGAGATCCCGCCGCCTGTTGCCATCGGAGCCCCGAGTGCTGCCCCGCGACCAGCTGTGGCTGCGAGGCCTGCTCCCCCTGTACCATCGCCACCTCAGCCCTCTCAGTCACGGGAGTCGGAGGCCACATCACCACAGTCACCTGCCGCGCCCGATGTCATCACACCCAGCAGCGAGGAGGAGCAATCGTCTTCTGCTGCTCTATCCACTCTGAGCAGCCTCCCATCTCCTCAGGAGCAAACCGATGAGGAAGCTGCTGACGTTTCACAATCAGATG CCAACAAGGCCACCAAGAAGATGCTTTTGGAGAGACAGCAAGAGTACAAGATGGCAGCGCTGAGAGCCAAGAAGCAAGGAGACGTGGAGCAAGCTAAGCTTTACTTCAAGACCAGCAAG AGTTTCGATGCAGTGATCGAGGCGTTGGAAAAAGGACAGTCAGTGGATCTGAGTGGCCTTCCTTCACCTCCAGGACAGG GAGGAAGCTCCGCTCCGGTGGCTGCAGCTCCCGCTGGTCAAAGCACACAGCCGACCCAGCCGGCTGCAGCAGCTCCAG cccCTTCAGCTCCTAAAGATGTGCTGGAGGCTCTCGAGCAGAGACGAGCCAAGTACACGGAGGCGTCTGCACAGGCCAAGGCCAGCGGAGACGACCGCAAGGCCCGAATGCACGACCGTATTGCCAAG CAATACCAGAGCGCCATCCGCGCTCACAAAGCAGGAAAAGCAGTCAACTTTGACGAGCTGCCGGTTCCCCCTG GCTTTCCTCCGATCCCTGGCCAGAAGGCAGTGGGAGCTGAGCAGGGGATTGTTGCTGCTCTGGAGGCAGCTAATAAGCTTGCCTCtagtgatgctgctgaagttgcagatgaggaagaggatgaggcAAAGGAAGAATTG GCAAAGCCTGCTGCTCCTGAAGAGCCAAAGAAGCCCACTTTAGACATTCCCACAGCAGGTCACGAACAGAAGAGGACTCCGTCAGCTTCACCTGACAGGACAACCATCGGAGAAGGACTCTCACAAACAG CTGTTCAGCAGCTGGAGTTCTTGGAGGGTCGAAAGAAGCAATACATGAAGGCTGCGCTGCAGGCGAAGCAGAAAAATGATATGGAGCAGGCAAAGATTTTTCTCCGCACCGCCAAGAGCTTCGAGCCCATGATCGAGGCGGCACGCAGCGGCAAAACTGTGGACATCAGCACG GTGCCGTCGCCTCCTGGTGACGAAGACGAAGACTTCATCCTGGTTCACCACAGCGACGTGCAGATCTCAGAGAAAGCCGAGGAAGTTTACACGCAGCTGGCCAAGATCCTGAAAGAGCAGCACGAG AAATGTTTAACTTACTCCGAGCAGTTCAAACACCTGGGAAACGtcactgaaacaacaaa gtttgAGAAAATGGCTGAAAGCTGTAAGAAGAGTATGGAAGTCTTGAAGTTGGCTCAGTCGAGGGGTCTgcctcctcctaaacatcatTTCGAGGAGAAGTCATTTCGCATAGCCAA gaTATTTCCAGAGCTGAGCAGCACTGACATGGTTGTTATTATCGTAAAAGGGATGAATCTTCCTGCTCCTAGCG GAATCCAAGCAAACGATCTGGATGCTTACGTCAAGTTTGAGTTCCCCTATCCCAGCACG GAGCAGCCACAGAAACTCAAAACTGCTGTCATCAAGAACACTAACTCCCCAG AATACAACCAGAGTTTCAAGCTTCAAATCAGCCGCAACCATCGCGGCTTCAGGAGGGTGGTGACAGCTAAAGGCCTCAAGCTAGAGCTGCTGCACAAAGG CGGTTTCTTACGGAGCGACAAGCCGATCGGAACAGCCCTGCTGAAGCTGGACAAGCTGGAGTCACACAGTGAAATCAGGGAGATTGTCGAG GTGATGGACGGACGGAAACCCACAGGGGGTCGCATTGAAGTGAAGGTCAGACTGCGGGAGCCTCTTAGCGGTCAGGACATGCAGACCAGCACGGAGCGCTGGCTGGTGATTGACCAGTCGCAG GTTCTTGTTTAG
- the si:dkey-222f8.3 gene encoding uridylate-specific endoribonuclease C, with product MSRSQKADQDLTKVLNQLWHLDKNRLRPGTDYRISLQGKAGYVAQGSNVARDQAKAPLFTYVNEDKLKSIKTYEYFISLLDNYEMSTGVSETVTSEELKENKLFIDAIVETDVMKCAHQYLVKKGKSPSDLGQFKRQLYDIWFRLYHRDRSGGEDSCGFEHVFVGEAKYGKEIMGLHNWVQFYLQEKHDHVDYKGYKARDNKDTPDEDDHVLNLQFSWKGLVKPVGGSFIGVSPEFEVALFTIIFLMSTEKMTSVVVKVDEYVLELVVCRHGQSIGTSYPKLLSSNNRDL from the exons ATGTCGAGAAG TCAAAAGGCCGATCAGGACCTCACCAAGGTACTCAACCAGCTCTGGCACCTGGATAAAAACCGCCTGAGACCTGGGACCGATTACAGGATTTCCCTCCAG gGGAAGGCGGGTTATGTGGCTCAGGGCAGTAATGTTGCCAGAGACCAGGCCAAAGCTCCACTCTTCACATATGTGAATGAAGACAAACTGAAGAGTATTAAGACATATGAAT ATTTCATCAGCTTGCTGGACAACTATGAGATGTCTACAGGTGTGTCAGAGACGGTCACCTCAGAAGAGCTCAAAGAGAACAAGCTCTTTATCGATGCCATCGTGGAGACAGATGTCATGAAG TGTGCTCACCAGTATCTGGTCAAGAAGGGGAAGTCACCATCAGACCTTGGGCAGTTCAAGAGACAGCTGTATGACATCTGGTTCCGCCTGTACCACAGGGACAGGAGCGGAGG TGAGGATTCCTGTGGATTTGAACATGTGTTTGTGGGAGAAGCCAAATATGGAAAGGAGATCATGGGTCTTCACAACTGGGTGCAGTTCTACCTTCAGGAAAAGCACGACCATGTGGACTATAAAGGCTACAAAGCAAGAGATAACAAAGACACA CCTGATGAGGACGACCACGTCCTGAACCTGCAGTTCAGTTGGAAAGGCTTGGTGAAGCCCGTCGGTGGCTCCTTCATTGGTGTCAGTCCAGAGTTTGAGGTCGCTCTCTTCACCATCATCTTCCTCATGTCGACTGAGAAGATGACGTCTGTGGTGGTGAAAGTGGACGAGTACGTGCTGGAGCTGGTCGTCTGTCGGCACGGGCAATCCATCGGCACGTCCTATCCCAAACtgctcagcagcaacaacaggGATCTGTAA